Part of the Sulfobacillus acidophilus DSM 10332 genome, TGGACGTCCTGTGGCGTCAACCCGACTTTTTGCAGCGCCGCTTGGGCCGCATAGGCCGGCACCGTGTGAAGATATTTGGGCTCCCGCGAGGCCCACCCACTACTTATAATCGTAGCCAACGGCGTCAGACCCAATTCTTCCGCCCGCGCCCGATCCATCAACAATAGAGCCGCCGCCCCGTCGGTCAAACCCGGCGCGTTGCCTGCCGTGACGGTGCCGTCCGGTTGAAAGGCCGGCTTTAACGCGGCCAGCTTTTCGCGCGAGGTATCGCGCCGTGGATGCAAGTCGTCGCTTACCCGATTTCGGGTACCTTTCGGGCCGGGTGCCTCGACCGGGACGATTTCTTCCGCCAGCCGTCCCCGGTCTATGGCCTGAATGGCCCGTTCATGGCTCCGATAGGCCCAATCGTCTTGCGCGTCACGACCAATTTGGTACTCGCGTGCCACTTCCGATCCGTAAACCCCCATATGGCACTGCCCAAAGCTGCACCAAAGTCCGTCGTGGACGACGGCATCCACCAGCGTTTGATCCCCCATGCGAATGCCCCACCGCGCCTGCGAGGACACCAGGAAGGGAGCTTGACTCATTGATTCCATGCCGCCGGCGACGGCAATCCGGATATCCCCGGTCCGAATGGCCATATCCGCCAGATTAACCGCGCGGAGGCTCGATGCGCACACCTTATTAATCGTGTCACTCGGCACCGTTTCCGGTAAACCGGCGGCCATAGAGGCTTGGCGAGAGGGAATTTGTCCGGCTCCCGCTTGCACCACTTGGCCAAAAAACACGTAATCCACCCGTTCGGGCGCCACTCGACCGGCGCGGTCAAGTACGCCGCGGATGGCGATTGCCCCTAAATCGGTTGCCGACACGTCTTTTAACGCCCCGCCAAACGGCACAAAGGGCGTGCGGGCTACCGCCACCACCACCGTCTCTTGCATGCTGGCTCACTCCTTTACCCGGTTACCGATCGTAAACCGGGTTTAACTCCCGACGGACAATCTCCGCACCTAAGGCGGAGAGTTTTTCTTCCATTGCATGATAACCGCGATCGATATATTCGACCCCGTCAACCACGGTGAGGCCTTCCGCCCGTAGTCCCGCCAACACCAGGGCGGCCCCTCCCCGAATATCCTGCGCCTGTACCGGTGCCCCCGTCAATCGGTCGACCCCCCGAATAATGGCGGTATCGCGATCGAGTTTAATGTCGGCGCCCAACCGGACCAAATCGTGGGTATACCCGAAGCGATTTTCAAACACGGTTTCTTGCACAACGGAGATGCCCTCCGCAATCGATAACAAGGAAACCATTTGGGGATGTAAATCGGTCGGAAATCCGGGATGTGGCAAGGTTTCGATATCGACCGCCTGTGGACGGCGCGGCGCGGTAAGCCGAATCCAATCCATATCGGATTCAATCGTCATGCCGCTTTGTTGCAGTTTGAGCAGCACGGTGGTCAAGTGCTCCGGAATCACGTTGGCCACCGTGACCACCCCCCCGGTCACGGCGCCGGCTATTAAATAGGTTCCCGCTTCCAGCCGATCGGGGATAATTTCATGTCGGGTCCCGTGTAAACGGGACACGCCTTCGATCCGGATTAAATTCGTCCCGGCGCCCCGTACTTTGGCCCCCATCGCATTCAAGAAATTGGCGACGTCTACAATTTCCGGCTCCATCGCCGCGTTTTCCAATACCGTGGTGCCCTCGGCCAAACTACCGGCAATCATTAAGTTTAATGTGGTCCCAAATGATGCGCGCTCCACGTAAAACCGCGTTCCCTGCAGCCGACCGTCGACCGTTCCCTGAATCGACCCATGTTCCAGCCACATGGTCGCCCCCAACGCCTGGAAACCCTGAATATGAAAATTGACCGGCCGTGACCCGATTTGGCAGCCGCCCGGAAAGGCGACGTCCGCGCGACCCAGTCGAGCCAACAAGAGGCCGACCAAATAGGTCGACCCGCGTAGCTTTCGTGCCAGATCATAACGGGCCTGGTATCCCGTCAACTGTTCGGCATTAATAGCCAGACGCGATTCCGACAGCCACTCGATGCGCGCGCCCAGCTCGCGCAAGATTTGACATAAATCCAGAATGTCCGTATACCGCGGCACGTTTTCTAAAATCGTATCGCCGGTGGCGGCAAGCGCCGCGGCGGTAATGATGGGTAAGGCACTATTTTTAGAGCCGGCGACGGTGACGTCACCCGCCAATGCATGTCCACCTTCAATGACAAACTGTGCCATCGGGGCGATTCCTCCGCTCGATCAGAAGCCCAATTCATCCTATAGGCTGTAGTTAGGCGCCTCTTTGGTAATTTGTACGTCATGGGGATGGCTTTCCCGCAGCCCGGCTGCGGTAATGCGCACAAACCGCCCGGTATCCCGCAGCTGTTCAAGATTGGCGGCACCGCAATATCCCATCCCCGCGCGAATCCCGCCGATCATTTGATAGACCGTATCGGCGACGGAACCACGGTAAGGAACGCGACCTTCAATGCCTTCCGGCACCAGCTTCTCGACATCGAGATCATCTTGGAAGTAGCGATCGCTCGATCCCTGCTTCATGGCCCCTAAAGAGCCCATGCCCCGATAGACCTTAAAGGATCGTCCCTTATAGATTTCCATTTCTCCCGGACTTTCCTCGGTGCCGGCAAACAACGAACCCATCATCACCGACGAAGCGCCGGCGGCCAACGCTTTGACGATATCACCGGACCAGCGGATTCCCCCATCGGCAATCACCGGCACGCCCTTGTCGCGACACGCTTGGTAGGCTTCCCAAACCGCCGTGATTTGCGGCACGCCAATCCCGGCCACGACCCGGGTG contains:
- a CDS encoding acetyl-CoA acetyltransferase (PFAM: Thiolase, C-terminal domain; Thiolase, N-terminal domain~TIGRFAM: acetyl-CoA acetyltransferases~COGs: COG0183 Acetyl-CoA acetyltransferase~InterPro IPR002155~KEGG: tmr:Tmar_0274 acetyl-CoA acetyltransferase~PRIAM: Acetyl-CoA C-acetyltransferase~SPTR: Acetyl-CoA acetyltransferase;~TIGRFAM: Thiolase) — encoded protein: MQETVVVAVARTPFVPFGGALKDVSATDLGAIAIRGVLDRAGRVAPERVDYVFFGQVVQAGAGQIPSRQASMAAGLPETVPSDTINKVCASSLRAVNLADMAIRTGDIRIAVAGGMESMSQAPFLVSSQARWGIRMGDQTLVDAVVHDGLWCSFGQCHMGVYGSEVAREYQIGRDAQDDWAYRSHERAIQAIDRGRLAEEIVPVEAPGPKGTRNRVSDDLHPRRDTSREKLAALKPAFQPDGTVTAGNAPGLTDGAAALLLMDRARAEELGLTPLATIISSGWASREPKYLHTVPAYAAQAALQKVGLTPQDVHLWEINEAFAAVTLTSMKLLALDPDRVNVNGGAVALGHPIGASGARILLTLILELRHRGGGYGVATICSGGGQGEATVVRVD
- a CDS encoding UDP-N-acetylglucosamine 1-carboxyvinyltransferase (PFAM: EPSP synthase (3-phosphoshikimate 1-carboxyvinyltransferase)~TIGRFAM: UDP-N-acetylglucosamine 1-carboxyvinyltransferase~COGs: COG0766 UDP-N-acetylglucosamine enolpyruvyl transferase~HAMAP: UDP-N-acetylglucosamine 1-carboxyvinyltransferase~InterPro IPR001986:IPR005750~KEGG: sth:STH2915 UDP-N-acetylglucosamine enolpyruvyl transferase~PFAM: 3-phosphoshikimate 1-carboxyvinyltransferase, core~PRIAM: UDP-N-acetylglucosamine 1-carboxyvinyltransferase~SPTR: UDP-N-acetylglucosamine 1-carboxyvinyltransferase 2;~TIGRFAM: UDP-N-acetylglucosamine 1-carboxyvinyltransferase), coding for MAQFVIEGGHALAGDVTVAGSKNSALPIITAAALAATGDTILENVPRYTDILDLCQILRELGARIEWLSESRLAINAEQLTGYQARYDLARKLRGSTYLVGLLLARLGRADVAFPGGCQIGSRPVNFHIQGFQALGATMWLEHGSIQGTVDGRLQGTRFYVERASFGTTLNLMIAGSLAEGTTVLENAAMEPEIVDVANFLNAMGAKVRGAGTNLIRIEGVSRLHGTRHEIIPDRLEAGTYLIAGAVTGGVVTVANVIPEHLTTVLLKLQQSGMTIESDMDWIRLTAPRRPQAVDIETLPHPGFPTDLHPQMVSLLSIAEGISVVQETVFENRFGYTHDLVRLGADIKLDRDTAIIRGVDRLTGAPVQAQDIRGGAALVLAGLRAEGLTVVDGVEYIDRGYHAMEEKLSALGAEIVRRELNPVYDR